In Lathyrus oleraceus cultivar Zhongwan6 chromosome 2, CAAS_Psat_ZW6_1.0, whole genome shotgun sequence, the DNA window AAAAGGCCCAATGGCCTTGTCAAATAAAAAGGCCATGGTCAACAATCAACCAGCCAAGTCAACATGATGAAAAAAAAGGTGGATCTTTGGATGACATTTTATGAGCACGTGTTAATGATGCATGCATAAGATCACTCATTTTGTCTTTTTCCCTATTTTGTTTTATTCTCCTACTTTGGACCAGCAAGAACGCGCCACATGACACTGTCCAGAAAAAgggaaaaaaatgaaaaaggtcGTGATATGTGTCACGAAACTACAACATCCGGGTTTATGCATTTATTTATCAATTGTTTATTAATTTTGCACACATTCATGAATTTGATCTAATAAAAtcatcaaatcaaataataaatataaaaagTAATCACATAATCAATATAAAAAGAATCAAATAATTTTGCAAGGAATCTAAATACGCGATCAAATTTTACAAATGATCATAAATTTTGGAGACTTTGGCGAAAAGGTGAGAAACAAAGTGTACAAAGAATCGATCGATTCACATTCATATAGTGATTCATGAAAAAGTAATCACATATTCAAAATCGTGACGAAAAATCGCTTCTAATGATATATTCACATGTAATTAACGATTAAGAATTACAAAATCACTATTTTTAAGTTTATGTGTTCCATGCAAAAATAATTGATTATCTAATAAGCAATTCAAAATAGTAGCTTAAGTCAATCAATCAACAAACATCCTATCATTCATGGAAAGGGTGTGGAAGATATAAAGGGTTACCGATAAAGCGAATGTTTTCTCCGATTAGTGATGAAAATCAGAGCACCGAAAGAAACTCAAAATACTTCAAGAATAAGCTCATTTAATCCAATTAACTTTCATGCTTGATGattattttttatgatgaatgAATATAGAAGACATATCTTGAATGTAGAATATTGATGAATAAGCTTGAATGGATGAATTTTGGATGATGATTATTGATGAATCTTGATAAACTttagatgatgattgttgatgaaACTTGATAAACTTTAGGTGATGATTATTAATGATAATGTAGAAATTTTTTATGGATGATTGTTGATGATAATGTAGAAATTTGATTGTGGCTAAGTTCCACCATTTTAGAACTTCAATGTCAAGTTCTaaatggtgatgaagatgaactttAGTGAGGATGAGAGAGATTATGAATTGAGAGAGAAATTAAGAGAGAATTTGAGAAGAAAAATTGGTGTAAAAATAATGATTAATTATGAACTTTCTAAGTTAGGTTGGTTAACACCCAAAATTGTGAAAGATGACATGTTTATATAGGTTTGGTAAGTGAATGAACACCCTTGAATTGTGATATAAGTAATGGATTTATCAATGGTTGGAAATTAGTTTAGGCTTTAGTTGCGAATCACCAATCTCAACCCTTGGATTGATTGGTAAGAATGGTTGGGATTGAATGAAAAAATGGAAGTTAGGATTTGTGTTAGTTTGATAGTTTTTTGTTAGTTTGGTAGTTAGGGTAGTTAAAGGTTAATTGGGTAATCGAGTGTCTTGGGAGGAATGAGGTAGTTAGAGGTAGAAGTGTTGGAGTTTTGGAGAAGTATCAAGTTAGGATGTAATGCATAGGGTCACTAGTAATTAACTTGAATTTTAATGTTTTTGCCTTTGGTTTTTCACCAATTTTGCCTTGAATTTTGAGTGATTTAATCCATGAATTTAAGTGCATTTGAGAGGTGATTTAGTTTTGGAAATAAGAACTTTTGAATGGTGTAAACTCATGAATCAAATTCTGAATTTTTGGACTTGAAATAATGTTAGAAAATATTGAAAAACAAGTCATGGAAGTGAAACTTGATGGAAGATAAAATTGGTTGGAAATTAGCACTTCACATAATCATGACACATGTTTTTGGTGATAAATGATGAAGAATCCCTTAATAAAATGCTTGTAGAATAGGTCTAGGAAAATTCAAGAGTCAAAATCAAGTCAATGGTCAACaattgaccaaaaagtcaattaTACCCAAacaaattataatttttttactCTCTTTCCTTGTAATCCATTATTTTGATTTGTATCTCAATTAATATGAATTGTACCATGAATTTCCAATAAATAAATGAAATCTTCATTTTATTCCAACTTTGCCCTTTTCTTTGAATTCAAGCAATCTTTCGAATTGAGTAACAATCATTCCAACACCCCTGCTAACCATTTAAATAAAGAGATGATCTGCACCAAAAGTAATATGGCAAATAAACCTGAATAATTACCAAAAAATATCCACCTCGAAAGTCCACTTAAAATAAATGAATCTATTATTGCCGAACCTTTGGCCTAAATTTGTGAAAATATGCAAATGTCGATGAATGACCTAAATGCATGATCAAATAGACAAATgtattataattaaaaaaaaccGTAAGCCATGCGAATTGAATGAGAAGgtagggcaaattttggggtatgacatcaAAAAATCCAAAAACCTACATGTACGTATTCTTTTGCTAACATGTGTAACAAATTATTGAGTGTTATAGGCATGTTTTATATCTCATTTATCATTCATAGACTTACATTGGTTCCACTAACCACTCATAAAAACCTCCATATCTAACCTATTTCTAGGAATAAACATTATTCATGTTCCCATCTATCTAACTTAGTTGTAGTAGTTAATATCATATACCTTAGTTAGCTTCTAATCCATTCACACGTAGTTAAAATATATTTATCCCTTGCACCCAATATTTTGGCATTAAATGATTCATATACGTTATTCATCAATACATCACATTTAGGGTAAATTTTAAAAGCATGCTTACACGAAGTCTTTCTTGGATCCTTCATCAACCACTCTCATGCCTTTGTAGCATCATTCTTAAGTACAAGCATTTTTTCCTACCATGCTTGATAATATGTGGCTTTGGAAGCTCCCATCATAAAATCTCTAATTAAAGTACTTCCATCAAATTTCTTCTTAAAATTGACGTATAGGTGTCTTAGGCACAACCTATGTTCAATTCTATCAAACATATCTTCAAAAAACATACTAATATGTGTAAACAAAGCATAAAACACCATATAGCATAGTTACATAACGACTTAGTAGAACACACATAATAAAATGCACGGTGACATACCTTGTGACTTAGCAGAACACACATAGTATCATACATAGTGACATACCTAGGTTGTATATTAGAACACATGGAGACAAATAGATGAATCACACACATAGTGACATAATTTTGTTGATATTAGATCAACATATATCTCTTAATCAATTAATATTCTCTAGATGTATCTCCTTTAACAAGTCACTTTTCTATCTCTTTGGTCTTCCATGCCTTACTTGGTATAATCCCAACTGAATAGTTCTTCCTTGTGTCTTGAATGATGTCAGCAATTCTAACTTCTCACAAGTGTGCATCTTGTTTACCATAACATTTATAACCCATTTGGACTTGCAGTTCTATTATTCAAAACCCTATCACAAATGTGGGATCCCACCCATGTTTTTATTTGAAAAGTAGGACTGCCACTTAGTTTAGAGCATTGAGCCAAAAACCCACATTTTCCCTTGCATTCTACCCTCAACCTATATCTTTCATTCTTTACAAATGTAATTTCCCTTATATTTTAAATTGGACACTCTATTATTGCATCTGTGAAATCACTTACGAGATTAAATTTCATTCCTAACTTAAACTCATAGTCTTTGCCAAAGTGCTTCTTCCTAAACTTTTCATACTTTGAAAAGTGAGTGGACAACTATATAGGAGAGTGTGACCTAAAAGGAGGTGGAGGAGAGGGTGATCCAAAAGGTGCATACGAGATGACCCATGAGGTGTGGGAGACTGTAACTTAGGATATGGTGGAGAGTGTGTCTCGGAATGTGATTTAGGTAAATATTAGTTTAGTTTATGAACTTTCTTTTTTTTTCTGATTAAAAATATGTGTtatgtgttgttgttgtttgtaTTCTTAAAGTTGTGTAttatgttgtttttgtttttatgatGCAGTAATTGAAATCGGTGGGTGTACTCGTTCACCAAAATTTTAATTAGTTAGACATATCTGAGAAAGTTGTTTTGAAAGGTGCAAGTACGCAAGGTGGTTATTCTGCTTTAGTCTCCAATTACAAGATTGAGACCCCAAAGCCTCAACCAGATTCATTGAAACGATTGACAAGCATGGTAAATGAGATGGGAGACCCCTTCCTAATACAATTAGAGACATTATGGTATCTACTAATTGGCTTGATATAACCATACTTAAATTATGGTGCACGTAAGTACAACTTTTATGGTAATTTTGATTTATATTCATTGTTATCAAACACTTTTAATGGCAACTTTTGTGTTAAAATCATTTAGGTAAATGCATCATATTTTTGCACAAAGAGGTTTAGAAAAGTATGGTTTCTTGGACACATTCCATATGCAATGTTCCCAATGTTTATCAAATGATACCCAAACGTACATAGAAAATGAGTTAATTTAAGAGAAAAAAGATTATTACGTAGAACCATTTATCAATTCATAAGTATATATAATTTGTGTTTTATcttatttaatatttaattttttatcCATTATTAATTATTTTAGATGTTTATGTTGTGGTCATTAGTAACTAATAATTATTTGTCCCAAGTAAAATTGTGTAATTATTTTATGTTCGTTACACTATAGTCTTGATACAAAGATGAAACAAATTATTAGCGCGTAAGTGGTATTCTTTATAATACTAAAACTTACCTTTAGTTTTGAATAATTTTTATTTAGTTTAACTTTTTTAAACATGTAGAActatggggggggggggggggggggggggggggggggggggggtacAATCTTATGTGTCGTAATCAAAGAAATAAAAGTCAAAATTCATTTTCTAAAAATCAAGTGATCTTACTTGTGACATACTTTAAATTTTCTCTAATGTATTACATGTGTTTTTTATGTATTAACCACTATATACAAATTATTTGTAGTTGCGGAAACAACCAAACTCATATGCGCGGGTATATTATGTTATGAAACATATGTTGGATATTCTCTCCTGAGACGTTAGGGATTCATGGGCTAAGGTAATCACTTTATCCATTTTCGTGTAATTTATTTATGCTAGTtaagttaatgttgttgttgttatcTAGTAAAATATTTATGCTGTTGTTGTGGAGATTGAAAGTTaaatgttattgttgttgtactgtactaatttaaattttattcaaattataggtgtttaacGATGAAACACCATTCACACAAGAAGACATAGCCGACATTCGTTCACGTTAGACTGGTTGTTTCCTATATTACTTTTTATTTAAACTAATTTCTATTAGGTTGTTCCCTAGTGACCTAGAGTAGTATGAAATAAATGTATGTGTTTCGTTTTGGGTTGGTTGTAAAAAATGTATATGTTGTCTTGTTGAAAACACGTGTATTTTGTCACAAAAGGTGTATATAGATTTTTGTCTAAAATGCTCATTGCTGGTTTGCTGTCTGTAGAAAACATATGTATATATGTTTTGTCACAGCATGTGTATATAGATTATGTTATAAAATGTGTATATAtatgatcggtcaccatttttattgtattttcaTCACTTATTCGATAAGAAGCCAAGGATTCTGGAATACTTTGTTCGCATTATGTTGTCTTTCAAGTTAGTTTTTATTTCTATAAGTTAATTAAGCATTTTAtcaatttttagttttattttatattttctggattttatgctttggttgtcTGTTCTTATTCCCTCCTAATCCAAGTAGAAGACCCAACGAACTCAGTGCAAGAAAGTCGAGAATTCCGTCGTTAGAGGAAAAAAGTTATGAAGTTTTAGGAAGTCTGACACGGCCAtccgtgtcacctgacacgggccatgtcaggaTGAATACCTAATGAAGCTGAAGATGAAGGACAAGGCAGGGGCCTGACATGGCCTCCAGTGTCAGCCCAGGTGCTAATATTCCCAGTTTTTGGGCTTTTAGCCGGGCATGAGCAGCAAGGGCGTTATGGGGTTTTCCGACCAATGCTAAGGAATTTTCACTATTTTAGAAGAGTTTCTACGATAGGAGGAAAAGAAAAGAGAGCATGGAGAATTGTCAGACGATCGAGAATTATagagatcaaggaattcagagagcgaaagattttcatgagcggaagcaattgaagatccaagtcatcaAATTACTTGTAATGTCTAGTTTTTATCTTGAATCTATTTTGAATTATATGAATAGCTAACCCCCcccccccaatgctagggggtgtccctgatttatATCTGTAATGACGTTGAGGTTTCTATTGCATTGACAATATTGTTTTTCATAATTACGGTAATCatttgatgtgtttaatgctttctctttcggaacaatcgagattgttgtatggttatcaattaggctggaccgccattgataaggttttcataagattactctatagtagatatcacctaggaccatggataccctgtatgaaccagatAATTCTTGATATAATGAGGCTTAATTTCACCGATAGTTTTTTATGGACATAGAGATTAGGGTTGAATTATTAAAGGTTTTTTCACCAAGAccttgggagaaaatacccttgagaactggtagtagTTAATcgatatttgttgatgcaatagtgactcagagtttTACAAGGACAAAttatacaccttccctggcatgTTCATTTTTCCTTGAAACCCTTATTTTACAATACTTATTTTATTTGCCCTTATTTTTATAAGTTTGAATTTAAAAACTCCAACGctagtttttgtttaattgaacaattatttgaactcgatattaacgcgcagtccttgagatcgatattcGGGGAATTTCCCATTTATTACTACAAAAGtcaaaatagtacacttgctatttttttgatcaagtttttggccccgttgccggggactgccaaaatatagagtttaattttagttcaattaaaattttgttgctctgcaataaagttatttttctgtcatttagATAATTTCATTCACTAATTTGTTTATGCAAGGAGATCCCTCAGCTAAATTTATTTTTGACACAGGAATCTAGAGAACCCTGCACCAGAGACTCGTAAACGCTAGATTGaattccaaagaagaagttccctcGGTTCACTCAAATTCAGAAACAGAAACTATGGCggaagttcctccaattccaccttCACCTCCGAAAAGACTCCTTGGTGATTATGGAGGTGAAAATGCACCGGGTGGTAGATTcacaattgtcaaccaaccggtgaatgtgaccaattttcaactgcatcctagcacaatcaatcaacttAAAAGAAACCTTTCACTGGAAAGgtaaatgaagatgcaaacaagcacttacagagattcctgaccatgagtactactttgaaaattgatggtcatactgatgaagcaaagaagttaagaatgttctcgttcactttagctgaagaggcggaagagtggttctactctctCCCAGCCAACAATATTACACATGGGAAGATATGGAAACTgctttcttaaatgagtattttccagcatcgATATTTatgagaaaaaggtatgaaatcttaAACTTCGaacagaaggagggtgagtctttgggagatgcctacaaaagattcaaaagggtcctggtagctttcccaactcataatatggatcagactgaacaaatgcagatgtttaTGAATGGGCtcaaaataaagacaaaacagttgattgatacaacagtcggtggctcaacaaatttctcaacaaccACCGGTATTATAAAGATCATTGAAACGATAGTTGCAAATGAGCATCTGAAATTGTATGATAGGTGTACGAGCAAACCTGGGGGAATTATTGATATGAAGTTGGAAACTAATAAAATCCGGTTGGAAGATACAATAGCTGCTGAAGTGGAAAAGaagttgaaagctatgaatataggtactcaacaggtaGCTCAAGTTCAACTTGCTCAGACCATCACTTGTGAAATATTTAATGGACCTCACCACACAGTATATTGCTTTGCAACCCCTCAACAAATTTAAGAGATAAATTTTTTGAAGCAAAATAATCCCTAATCTAACACgtacaatccaggttggaagaatcatccaaacttctcctggaaatATCAGGGAGGGAATGTTCCACAATagggtcaaggtcaatatcagactcaatatcaacaacaacagcaacaacaagcTCCAAAGCAAGAagactgggagattgccattgaaaaattGGTCGCTCACAATATGCAATTCCAAGAAGAGACTAGAgacaatcagaaaaacaccaccgcctctataaaaaatcttgaagttcagttgggtcagatagcacaacaaatAGAAAGTTCTCAaacaccaggttccttaccaagtgaaacagttcaaaatccaaGAAATCATGAGAATGTTATTGTTATCACGATGAGAAGTCAGAAGGCCTCTAAAGATGAAAAAGTTATACCACCTGGAGAGCAAactgaagagaaaaataaaaaggaGACTAAACTGGTGATTAAGTTaccctaccctcagagagtgacaaagaaggatcTAAGAGAGATAGACTTTGAGAAATTCATGATAATGTTCAAAAAGATAGAGAGTCATATGCctttgtttgaagcactcgaGCGAATGCCCATGTACACAAAATTCATGGAAGAGGAAATCGTCGAAAAGAAACCAACAATAGAAGAACCGGTAGCCTGGAAGGAAAAGTGTAGTGCAATATCACTAGGTCAGAGAATTCCAAACAAACAGAAGGATCCTGGAACGATCATAGTATCATGCACAATAAAAGAGAGAACTTTCAAAAAGGTACTAATtgattctggagctagtgtgagtctgatgccattatcaatctatcacaggTTAGGGATTCAAAATGTCAGTGATACAAGGAAAAATTTGAAGTTTGCAGATCACTCGATAAAGAATGCATATGGGATAGTAGAAGATGTATTGGTGACAATAGGGAAATTGagttttcctgttgattttgtgatcatagacatacctgaagatgaaTAGACACCTATCATTATTGGTCGACCATTCATGCAGACAAGTCGACGCAATCTCGACATGGACCAGGGCACGTTAACTTTAAAAGTTCATGATGATGAAATAACATTGGATGATATTGAAAACAAGAAGCTAGAGGTAGAAAAAGAGAATCACTATCAAGTAGGCATGATCAAGACAGATGTGAGAAAGCAAAGTAATATACCAACATCAGAAAAAGATACAAGAAGGCCTTCTCAACTATCACCATCTCCATTAGCAACTCCGAATGAAAAAATTCCTAGTTCCAGTCCAAAAGCAAAAAGAAAGAAGGAGAAGTCTTTCCCTCAAGGACGAGGAATTGGCCTGGTAAATAATGTTTATCCAGACGGATAGTGTGGTAAATCGTCGAGCCATGCGatgttaaacgaagcgcttcgtgggaggaaacccacgcgttttatttctaattattgtatttgtttttgtttgttattttaggtttGCACAGTGCCGTGCATAAAAGGGCGGAGGCACTCACGTAAATGCGGGAGTTGTACCGGGAGGAAAGACCTTATCTGAAAGTAAGAGAGATGGAGATTTTTTGATGATAAACCAGCAGCCTGACACGGACCATGTCTGGACCATGAAAAAGGCCTTCAAAATGGGAAATGTAGGAGCCTGACCCGACCGGTCGTGGTGCTTGACACGACCCGTTTCAGGAGCACTGAATGAAAGATTAAAAAGTCACATTGGGAGAAGCCAGACATGGTCGCCCGTGTAAGGTCTACGGATGTGAAATTGTGAATCCAATAACCACCCCTCATTAAAATCCAATAACCACTCATTACAACCACTTAACACTTTCCTCCCCAGCCTCCTCAGTAGGGCACTGTGAGCCACCCTCCTCTATCTTGTTTTACaacattgaggccaatgtttagttcaagcGTGGGGGAGGTTTAATTATGCTTTTTGtatttatgttttatttatttctttttatattattatttccCATTTTGTTTAC includes these proteins:
- the LOC127122985 gene encoding uncharacterized protein LOC127122985; the protein is MRSQKASKDEKVIPPGEQTEEKNKKETKLVIKLPYPQRVTKKDLREIDFEKFMIMFKKIESHMPLFEALERMPMYTKFMEEEIVEKKPTIEEPVAWKEKCSAISLGQRIPNKQKDPGTIIVSCTIKERTFKKVLIDSGASVSLMPLSIYHRLGIQNVSDTRKNLKFADHSIKNAYGIVEDVLVTIGKLSFPVDFVIIDIPEDE